From Dietzia sp. ANT_WB102, a single genomic window includes:
- a CDS encoding peptide chain release factor 3, producing MTETAEDTGATGLAAGPNGSGAGTDVRSEVARRRTFAVIAHPDAGKSTLTEALALHARVITEAGAVHGKSGRRSTVSDWMEMEKARGISVSSTALQFTYAPEGSDPHDDPYVINLVDTPGHADFSEDTYRVLTAVDAAVMLIDAAKGLEPQTLKLFQVCKHNGLPIITVINKWDRPGQAPLELLDEITEQIGLVPTPLFMPVGIAGDYRGLLRRGPDGAPEEYVHFTRTAGGSTIAPEEHYDPDTAAAREGDAWETAVEESELLSAMGQDHDQELYLAGETSPVIFASAMLNFGVHQILDALVELAPPPREWPTISGEPRQTTDPFSAMVFKVQAGMDAAHRDRLAFMRVVSGEFERGMVVQHAQTGKPFTTKYALTVFGRDRTTVETAYPGDVVGLVNATALAPGDTLYSGKKVQFPPIPQFAPEHFAVVRAQSLGKYKQFRKAIDQLAAEGVVQILRNDTRGDANPVMAAVGPMQFEVVTARMKAEFNVEVLVDNLPYTIARRTDADSADELGRQRGVEVFQRTDGELLALFGDKWRLQYITKEMDHLTIEPLVADTN from the coding sequence GTGACGGAGACCGCCGAGGACACTGGGGCGACCGGACTAGCTGCAGGTCCGAACGGGTCCGGGGCCGGCACCGACGTACGCTCCGAGGTCGCCAGGCGCCGCACCTTTGCCGTGATCGCTCACCCGGACGCCGGTAAGTCCACGCTCACCGAGGCGCTCGCGCTGCACGCCCGCGTCATCACTGAGGCCGGCGCAGTCCACGGCAAGTCCGGGCGGCGCTCCACGGTGTCGGACTGGATGGAGATGGAGAAGGCCCGCGGCATCTCCGTCAGCTCCACGGCACTGCAGTTCACGTACGCGCCGGAGGGCTCGGATCCCCACGACGACCCGTACGTCATCAACCTGGTCGACACCCCCGGGCACGCCGACTTCTCCGAGGACACCTACCGTGTCCTGACCGCGGTGGATGCGGCGGTCATGCTCATCGACGCTGCCAAAGGCCTGGAGCCGCAGACGCTCAAGCTGTTCCAGGTATGTAAGCACAATGGCCTACCGATCATCACGGTGATCAACAAGTGGGACCGCCCCGGCCAGGCACCGCTCGAACTCCTCGACGAGATCACCGAGCAGATCGGCCTGGTCCCCACCCCGCTGTTCATGCCAGTGGGCATCGCGGGCGACTACCGCGGGCTGCTACGGCGCGGCCCCGACGGCGCACCCGAGGAGTACGTTCACTTCACCCGCACCGCCGGCGGGTCGACAATCGCGCCCGAGGAGCACTACGACCCGGACACCGCCGCCGCCCGCGAGGGAGACGCGTGGGAGACCGCGGTCGAGGAGTCCGAACTGCTGTCGGCGATGGGCCAGGACCACGACCAGGAGCTCTACCTGGCCGGCGAGACCAGCCCCGTGATCTTCGCCTCGGCGATGCTCAACTTCGGCGTGCACCAGATCCTCGACGCGCTCGTCGAGCTGGCCCCGCCGCCCCGCGAATGGCCAACCATCTCGGGCGAGCCGCGCCAGACCACCGACCCGTTCTCTGCCATGGTGTTCAAGGTGCAGGCTGGCATGGACGCCGCCCACCGCGACCGCCTGGCGTTCATGCGAGTGGTCTCCGGGGAATTCGAGCGCGGCATGGTGGTCCAGCACGCGCAGACGGGCAAGCCGTTCACCACCAAGTACGCATTGACGGTGTTCGGCCGCGACCGCACCACCGTCGAGACCGCCTACCCCGGCGACGTAGTGGGACTGGTCAACGCCACTGCCCTGGCCCCCGGCGACACCCTCTACAGCGGCAAGAAGGTGCAGTTCCCGCCGATCCCGCAGTTCGCTCCCGAGCACTTCGCGGTGGTCCGCGCCCAGTCGCTCGGCAAGTACAAGCAGTTCCGCAAGGCCATCGACCAGCTCGCCGCCGAGGGCGTGGTGCAGATCCTGCGCAACGACACCCGCGGCGACGCCAACCCGGTCATGGCCGCGGTCGGTCCCATGCAGTTCGAGGTCGTCACTGCCCGGATGAAGGCCGAGTTCAACGTCGAGGTCCTGGTGGACAACCTGCCGTATACGATCGCCCGCCGCACCGACGCCGACTCCGCAGACGAGCTCGGGCGCCAACGCGGAGTCGAAGTCTTTCAGCGCACCGACGGCGAACTGCTGGCCCTGTTCGGTGACAAGTGGCGCCTGCAGTACATCACCAAGGAGATGGACCACCTCACCATCGAGCCACTGGTCGCCGACACCAACTGA
- a CDS encoding DUF6508 domain-containing protein: MGASRDRSVVEDGRVRQERRAALRDLVPAIERLRGHGEVEWSGGDQQEDGSFTFRYPIYDRDTQKVMEVCNGGALTDFDYRRTLERHGGHGLGSQAPDFVALARDSDEDLIVALLTWIMRSERFGAGDVAAALENGALVALLDRLRELYGE; the protein is encoded by the coding sequence ATGGGCGCGAGCAGGGACAGATCAGTAGTCGAGGACGGACGGGTACGGCAGGAGCGGAGGGCGGCGCTTCGGGACCTGGTCCCGGCGATCGAGCGGTTGCGCGGGCACGGCGAGGTCGAGTGGTCAGGGGGTGACCAGCAGGAGGACGGCTCGTTCACCTTCCGGTATCCGATCTACGACCGCGACACGCAGAAGGTCATGGAGGTCTGCAATGGGGGAGCGCTGACCGACTTCGACTACAGGCGAACGCTGGAACGTCATGGTGGGCACGGTCTGGGGAGTCAGGCACCTGACTTCGTAGCATTGGCGCGCGACTCGGACGAGGATCTCATCGTCGCGTTGCTCACCTGGATCATGCGATCCGAGAGGTTCGGCGCAGGTGACGTCGCGGCGGCGCTGGAGAACGGGGCGCTCGTGGCGCTCCTCGACCGGCTGCGGGAACTGTACGGGGAGTGA
- a CDS encoding DUF1990 domain-containing protein, whose product MTRSRRFEHEAHLGAGADLFERASRALVNWDMHRRAGLVVVATGPATPGRTVTLRPRTGPGAWLRLAAPCEVTAVTNRPDARGFTYRALPGHPERGWETFLVQHDRATDAVTLTITGESAHASLLPRLAAPVARAEQKRITRRYLDALREER is encoded by the coding sequence GTGACGCGGTCCCGGAGGTTCGAGCACGAGGCCCACCTGGGCGCCGGGGCCGACCTCTTCGAACGCGCGAGCCGCGCCCTCGTCAACTGGGACATGCACCGCCGGGCGGGCCTCGTCGTCGTTGCCACCGGACCCGCGACCCCCGGCCGCACCGTCACTCTCCGACCCCGAACAGGTCCCGGCGCCTGGCTCCGACTCGCCGCCCCGTGCGAGGTCACCGCCGTGACCAACCGGCCCGACGCGCGCGGGTTCACCTATCGCGCCCTGCCCGGCCACCCCGAACGCGGTTGGGAAACTTTCCTCGTACAGCACGATCGCGCCACCGACGCCGTGACGCTGACCATCACCGGCGAGTCGGCGCACGCTTCGCTCCTGCCTCGACTCGCCGCGCCCGTCGCTCGCGCCGAGCAGAAGCGGATCACCCGCCGATACCTCGACGCACTCCGCGAGGAGCGCTGA
- the pth gene encoding aminoacyl-tRNA hydrolase, whose product MGRVTTAEPSGPTLIVGLANPGPDYEATRHNIGWDVLRELASRALPMPASFSTHKRTNCEIAQTRLADTAVVLARPRSYMNLSGGPVAAVAKYFSVNPTDIIVIHDEIDIDFGQVRLKRGGGEGGHNGLRSMSTSLGTKDYIRVRAGVGRPPGRMAVADFVLKRFSKLEQPDVPFLVQDAADAVELLLKHGLETAQNQVHSV is encoded by the coding sequence ATGGGCCGTGTGACTACCGCTGAGCCGTCCGGCCCCACGCTCATCGTGGGTCTGGCCAACCCCGGACCTGACTACGAGGCTACCCGCCACAACATCGGCTGGGACGTCCTGCGGGAGTTGGCGTCCCGCGCCCTGCCTATGCCGGCAAGTTTCTCCACGCACAAACGGACGAACTGCGAGATCGCCCAGACCCGCCTCGCCGACACGGCGGTGGTGCTGGCACGCCCCCGCAGCTACATGAACCTCTCCGGCGGGCCGGTCGCGGCCGTGGCCAAGTACTTTTCCGTCAACCCCACCGACATCATCGTGATCCACGACGAGATCGATATCGACTTCGGCCAGGTCCGACTCAAGCGCGGCGGCGGGGAGGGCGGGCACAACGGACTGCGCTCGATGTCCACCTCGCTGGGGACGAAGGACTACATCCGGGTCCGCGCCGGTGTCGGCCGACCGCCCGGCCGTATGGCAGTGGCCGACTTCGTCCTCAAGCGCTTCTCCAAGCTCGAGCAGCCCGATGTGCCGTTCCTCGTCCAGGACGCGGCCGATGCCGTCGAGCTCCTACTCAAACACGGGCTGGAGACGGCGCAGAACCAGGTCCACTCGGTGTGA
- a CDS encoding LysR family transcriptional regulator ArgP, with amino-acid sequence MNSLQLDHLRTLVAVVDLGSFEAAATHLHLTQSAVSQRIRALEESAGRILVRRERPITATDSGEIVLRTARQMLHLEESLAGELDPSASAQEHVLLAVACNSDSLATWFLDAMTEVHGAGRVVFDIRREDESLSSELLRRGEVMAAVTSQSRVVQGCRSEPLGSMRYRACASPGFVSRHLRDGSMTAALGRAPIVDFDRSDGHQNHHYRRLARREPTGPRHYIPSSHDHVRAIVAGLGWGLIPEQLATPWLVSGEIVDVSPDRVLDVPLFWQHWKLQSPDLDALTAAVLDTARIELRS; translated from the coding sequence ATGAACTCACTTCAGCTTGATCACCTCCGCACCCTCGTGGCCGTGGTGGACCTTGGCTCGTTCGAGGCGGCCGCGACCCACCTGCACCTCACCCAGTCGGCGGTGTCGCAGAGGATCCGGGCACTCGAGGAGTCGGCGGGGCGGATCCTGGTCCGCCGCGAGCGACCGATCACTGCGACGGACTCCGGCGAGATCGTGCTGCGCACGGCTCGCCAGATGCTTCATCTCGAGGAGTCGTTGGCCGGCGAACTCGACCCGTCCGCATCCGCCCAGGAGCACGTGTTGCTGGCCGTGGCGTGCAACTCGGACTCGCTGGCCACGTGGTTCCTCGACGCCATGACCGAGGTCCACGGGGCGGGCCGGGTGGTCTTCGATATCCGCCGCGAGGACGAGTCGCTGTCCAGCGAGCTGCTACGCCGCGGTGAGGTGATGGCCGCGGTGACCAGCCAGTCCCGGGTGGTCCAGGGGTGCCGCTCAGAACCGCTCGGCTCGATGCGGTATCGGGCGTGTGCGAGCCCGGGTTTCGTGTCGCGGCACCTGCGGGACGGGTCGATGACCGCCGCGCTCGGCCGGGCCCCCATCGTCGATTTCGACCGCAGCGACGGCCACCAGAACCACCACTACCGCCGCCTCGCCCGCCGCGAGCCCACCGGGCCGCGCCACTACATCCCCAGCTCACACGATCACGTCCGCGCGATCGTCGCAGGACTGGGCTGGGGCCTGATCCCCGAGCAACTCGCCACCCCATGGCTGGTCTCCGGAGAGATCGTCGACGTCTCCCCCGACCGCGTCCTCGACGTCCCGCTGTTCTGGCAGCACTGGAAACTGCAGTCGCCCGACCTCGACGCCCTCACCGCCGCGGTCCTCGACACGGCCCGCATCGAGCTGCGCAGTTGA
- a CDS encoding LysE/ArgO family amino acid transporter has protein sequence MTITSTLLMGVGMGLGLIAAVGAQNAYVLQRSIRGDVSMMPIVAFCVGSEAALILLGVAGVGVLTETAPGAITVMKWIGVVFLLAYGVFAASRAIRPGDGLKVDGGGRVPSTLGAVAACAAFTWLNPHAYLDSVVFLGTLANQQGADLRWVFAAGAFIAGVLWFTLIGFGGKALRGLFSTPGAWRVLDAGIAVMMLVLAIGLVRG, from the coding sequence GTGACCATTACTTCCACACTTCTCATGGGCGTCGGCATGGGCCTCGGGCTCATCGCCGCCGTCGGCGCGCAAAACGCCTACGTGTTGCAACGATCGATCCGTGGCGACGTGTCGATGATGCCGATCGTCGCGTTCTGCGTGGGGTCCGAGGCGGCGCTCATCCTGCTCGGGGTCGCCGGTGTGGGCGTGCTCACCGAGACGGCGCCCGGGGCGATCACGGTGATGAAGTGGATCGGGGTCGTGTTCCTGTTGGCCTATGGGGTGTTCGCGGCGTCGCGCGCGATCCGCCCCGGCGACGGATTGAAGGTTGATGGCGGTGGACGGGTCCCGTCGACGCTCGGGGCGGTGGCGGCATGCGCGGCGTTCACCTGGCTCAACCCGCACGCCTACCTCGACTCGGTGGTGTTTCTCGGGACGCTCGCCAATCAGCAGGGCGCCGACCTGCGGTGGGTGTTCGCGGCCGGGGCCTTTATCGCGGGCGTGCTGTGGTTCACGCTCATCGGCTTTGGGGGCAAGGCACTGCGGGGGCTTTTCTCCACCCCGGGGGCGTGGCGGGTGCTCGACGCCGGCATCGCCGTGATGATGCTCGTTCTCGCGATCGGTCTCGTCCGCGGCTGA
- a CDS encoding 50S ribosomal protein L25/general stress protein Ctc: MAKEINNLKTITRTEFGKGSARRARREGQVPAVLYGHHTEPRHLLLNALDFAAVLRNHGTNSLLTLEVDGKEQLALPKQIDVHPLTRVIEHTDLLVVKKGEKVVVEIAILVVGEAAPGTLVTTDADFIEIEVEATDIPEDFELSVAGVEAGTQFTAADITLPSGATLISDPETLLVNVIEAPTGDDLGDDEESDEEGESAEDSGKAGE; the protein is encoded by the coding sequence ATGGCCAAGGAAATCAACAACCTCAAGACCATCACCCGCACCGAGTTCGGCAAGGGCTCCGCCCGCCGCGCCCGCCGCGAGGGCCAGGTCCCCGCGGTGCTGTACGGCCACCACACCGAGCCGCGCCACCTGCTGCTCAATGCGCTCGACTTTGCTGCCGTTCTGCGTAACCACGGCACCAACTCGCTCCTCACGCTCGAGGTCGACGGCAAGGAGCAGCTCGCGCTTCCCAAGCAGATCGATGTGCACCCGCTGACGCGCGTCATCGAGCACACCGACCTGCTCGTGGTGAAGAAGGGCGAGAAGGTCGTCGTCGAGATCGCCATCCTGGTTGTCGGCGAGGCCGCCCCCGGCACTCTCGTCACCACCGATGCCGACTTCATCGAGATCGAGGTCGAGGCGACCGACATCCCCGAGGACTTCGAGCTCTCGGTCGCGGGCGTCGAGGCCGGCACCCAGTTCACTGCCGCCGACATCACGCTGCCGTCCGGTGCCACCCTGATCTCCGACCCGGAGACCCTGCTGGTCAACGTCATCGAGGCCCCGACGGGCGACGACCTGGGCGACGATGAGGAGTCGGACGAAGAGGGCGAGTCCGCCGAGGACTCCGGCAAGGCCGGCGAGTAA
- the arsC gene encoding arsenate reductase (glutaredoxin) (This arsenate reductase requires both glutathione and glutaredoxin to convert arsenate to arsenite, after which the efflux transporter formed by ArsA and ArsB can extrude the arsenite from the cell, providing resistance.), with the protein MDATIYHNPRCSKSRQALELLRERGVEPTIIKYLDTPPDVEQLRTLITDAGLTVRQAVRVKEAEFTELDLIDASDEDLLAAMVAHPRLIERPFVVTDKGTRLARPTAAVEEIL; encoded by the coding sequence ATGGACGCGACGATCTACCACAACCCCCGCTGCTCCAAGTCCCGTCAGGCGCTGGAACTGCTGCGGGAGCGGGGTGTGGAGCCGACGATCATCAAGTACCTCGACACTCCCCCGGACGTCGAGCAGTTGCGCACACTCATCACCGACGCCGGCCTGACGGTGCGGCAGGCGGTGCGTGTCAAGGAAGCCGAGTTCACCGAACTCGATCTCATCGATGCGTCCGATGAGGATCTGCTCGCGGCGATGGTCGCGCACCCCCGGCTCATCGAGCGGCCTTTCGTCGTCACCGACAAGGGCACCCGCCTCGCGCGCCCCACGGCGGCGGTCGAGGAGATCCTCTGA
- a CDS encoding ribose-phosphate diphosphokinase yields the protein MSEWIDNQKNLMFFAGRAHPELSDQVAAELGVEVTPQTARDFANGEIFVRFEESVRGCDAFVLQSAPAPLNKWIMEQLIMIDALKRGSAKRITAVLPFYPYARQDKKHRGREPISARLIADLLKAAGADRIITVDLHTDQIQGFFDGPVDHMHAQGQLSDYVRQHYGTDNIVVVSPDAGRVKVGEKWADALDGAPLAFVHKTRDPNVPNQVKSNRVVGDVEGRTCVLMDDMIDTGGTIAGAVKVLKDAGAGDVIIATTHGIFSDPAAERLATCGAKEVITTDTLPIPPEKRFENLTVLSIAPLLARTIHEVFENGSVTSLFNGVA from the coding sequence GTGAGCGAGTGGATCGACAACCAGAAGAATCTGATGTTTTTCGCGGGTCGCGCGCACCCCGAACTCTCCGATCAGGTAGCCGCCGAGTTGGGAGTCGAGGTCACTCCTCAGACTGCCCGAGACTTCGCCAACGGAGAGATCTTCGTCCGCTTCGAGGAGTCCGTCCGCGGGTGCGACGCGTTCGTCCTCCAGAGCGCCCCGGCTCCACTGAACAAGTGGATCATGGAGCAGCTCATCATGATCGATGCGCTCAAGCGGGGTTCCGCCAAGCGGATCACCGCCGTGCTGCCGTTCTACCCGTACGCGCGCCAGGACAAGAAGCACCGCGGACGCGAGCCCATCTCGGCTCGCCTCATCGCGGACCTGCTCAAGGCTGCCGGCGCCGACCGCATCATCACGGTCGACCTGCACACCGACCAGATCCAGGGCTTCTTCGACGGACCCGTGGACCACATGCACGCGCAGGGCCAGCTGTCGGACTACGTGCGTCAGCACTACGGCACGGACAACATCGTCGTGGTCTCCCCCGACGCCGGCCGCGTCAAGGTGGGCGAGAAGTGGGCCGACGCCCTTGACGGTGCACCGCTGGCGTTCGTCCACAAGACGCGCGATCCCAACGTGCCCAACCAGGTCAAGTCCAACCGCGTCGTCGGTGACGTCGAGGGCCGCACGTGCGTCCTCATGGACGACATGATCGACACCGGCGGCACCATCGCCGGCGCGGTCAAGGTGCTCAAGGATGCCGGTGCCGGTGACGTCATCATCGCCACCACCCACGGCATCTTCTCCGACCCGGCCGCCGAGCGTCTCGCCACCTGCGGCGCCAAGGAGGTCATCACGACCGACACGCTGCCGATCCCGCCGGAGAAGCGGTTCGAGAACCTCACCGTGCTGTCCATCGCGCCGCTGCTGGCCCGGACCATCCACGAGGTGTTCGAGAACGGCTCGGTGACCAGCCTATTCAACGGTGTTGCCTGA
- the glmU gene encoding bifunctional UDP-N-acetylglucosamine diphosphorylase/glucosamine-1-phosphate N-acetyltransferase GlmU — translation MTTPQTDRAHTAVIVLAAGSGTRMKSATPKMLHSVCGRTMLGHALHAAAGLEPDAIVVVVGHQREQVSAAVEQLSVEIGVPVSTAVQHEQKGTGDAVAAGLAGLPVDFSGTVLVTTSDIPLLDADTLREVVSRHDMRPRAAVTVLTSTAPDPTGYGRIVRNDDGEVLRIVEHKDASQDERAIDEVNSGIYAFDAQVLRDKLGKLSTDNSQGELYLTDVIQLARRANGLIRGHRIEDADLVAGVNDRVQLAALAGEMNRRLCESAMRAGATIVDPASTWLDVDVRVGRDVTILPGTHLSGATAIGDGATVGPDTTLQDTVVGEGASVVRSHAVNAIVGAGAEVGPFAYLRPEADLGEQSKIGAFVEVKKSTIGSHTKVPHLTYVGDATIGEHTNIGASSVFVNYDGVSKNRTVIGDHCRTGSDTMFVAPVTVGDGAYSGAGTVIKDDVPPGALAVSGGRQRNIDDWVIENRPDSGSAEAARRARNDSQKDGFTQ, via the coding sequence ATGACGACACCGCAGACCGATCGCGCGCACACCGCGGTCATCGTCCTGGCCGCCGGTTCCGGCACCCGGATGAAGAGCGCCACCCCCAAGATGCTGCACAGCGTGTGCGGGCGGACGATGCTCGGCCACGCGCTGCACGCCGCGGCGGGGCTCGAGCCGGACGCGATCGTCGTGGTTGTCGGGCATCAGCGCGAGCAGGTCTCTGCGGCGGTCGAGCAGCTGTCGGTCGAGATCGGCGTGCCGGTTTCCACCGCGGTGCAGCACGAGCAGAAGGGCACTGGCGACGCGGTCGCCGCCGGGCTAGCCGGGCTGCCCGTCGATTTCTCGGGGACCGTCCTGGTCACCACCTCGGACATCCCCCTGCTTGACGCCGACACCCTGCGAGAGGTGGTGTCCCGGCACGACATGCGCCCGCGCGCCGCGGTCACCGTGCTGACGTCGACCGCTCCCGACCCCACGGGGTACGGCCGCATTGTGCGTAACGACGACGGCGAGGTGCTCAGGATCGTCGAGCATAAGGACGCCTCGCAGGACGAGCGGGCCATCGACGAGGTCAACTCCGGCATCTACGCCTTCGACGCGCAGGTCCTGCGGGACAAGCTCGGAAAACTGAGCACCGACAATTCGCAGGGCGAGCTGTACCTCACCGACGTCATCCAGCTGGCCCGGCGGGCAAACGGCCTCATCCGCGGACACCGCATCGAGGACGCCGATCTGGTTGCGGGCGTCAACGACCGCGTACAGCTGGCGGCGCTGGCAGGTGAGATGAACCGTCGCCTCTGCGAGTCGGCGATGCGGGCCGGAGCGACGATCGTCGACCCGGCCAGTACGTGGCTCGACGTGGATGTGCGTGTGGGCCGCGACGTGACGATCCTGCCCGGTACCCATCTGTCCGGCGCGACGGCGATCGGCGACGGCGCGACCGTCGGTCCGGACACCACCCTGCAGGACACTGTGGTCGGCGAGGGCGCGTCCGTCGTGCGTTCACATGCAGTGAACGCCATAGTCGGGGCCGGCGCGGAAGTCGGTCCGTTCGCGTACTTACGGCCCGAGGCGGACCTGGGCGAACAGAGCAAGATCGGCGCCTTCGTTGAGGTCAAAAAGTCGACGATCGGCTCCCACACCAAGGTCCCGCACTTGACCTACGTGGGTGACGCGACGATCGGTGAGCACACCAACATCGGGGCATCGAGCGTGTTCGTCAATTACGACGGGGTGAGCAAGAACCGTACAGTGATCGGCGATCACTGCCGCACCGGTTCGGACACCATGTTCGTCGCACCGGTGACCGTCGGAGACGGCGCCTATTCGGGCGCGGGTACCGTGATCAAGGACGACGTCCCTCCCGGGGCCCTCGCGGTCTCGGGCGGACGGCAGAGGAACATCGACGACTGGGTGATCGAGAACCGGCCGGATTCCGGTTCGGCGGAGGCCGCCCGTCGTGCCCGGAACGACTCCCAGAAGGACGGGTTCACGCAGTGA
- a CDS encoding MFS transporter: MRRQLADTRPLQEPDFRRLWFANIITVIGSQLSVVAVPQQVFEITRSSAYVGLTGVFALVPLVVFGLWGGALADALDRRRLLMVTTVGLIVTSLLFWAQAAAGNRNVWVVMVLLSVQQAFFAVNQPTRSAIIPRIVPSDQLASASALNMTVMQFGAIVGPLSAGILIPVLGLSTMYLFTAVALLATLYAVFRLPPQPVAGKGKSVGLRSVIDGFAYLATRRILLASFLVDIIAMVFGMPRALFPQIAADSFGDPATGGTALGLLFAAMSVGAVLGGVFSGWIPRVRRQGLAVLVCVALWGLAMVAFGVVVAASSPGGSVWWLWLALAALAFGGAVDMISAAFRQAILLDSATDEMRGRLQGVFIVVVAGGPRLGDVAHGVAAASLGTAAAAAGGGVLVVIGVVICAIAFPAFLRYTVRSAIERGAQG, translated from the coding sequence CTGAGGCGCCAGCTGGCAGATACCCGACCGCTACAGGAGCCGGACTTTCGCAGACTGTGGTTCGCCAACATCATCACGGTCATCGGCTCGCAACTTTCGGTCGTCGCGGTGCCGCAGCAGGTCTTCGAGATCACCCGCAGCTCCGCGTACGTGGGGCTTACAGGCGTGTTCGCTCTCGTGCCCCTGGTCGTCTTCGGCTTGTGGGGCGGCGCCCTGGCCGACGCGCTCGACCGGCGGCGCCTGCTCATGGTCACCACCGTCGGGCTGATCGTCACCTCGCTGCTGTTCTGGGCGCAGGCCGCGGCCGGCAACCGGAACGTATGGGTGGTGATGGTGCTGCTCTCGGTGCAGCAGGCGTTCTTCGCGGTCAACCAACCCACCCGCTCGGCGATCATCCCGCGGATCGTCCCCTCCGACCAGTTGGCCTCCGCCTCGGCGTTGAACATGACCGTGATGCAGTTCGGCGCGATCGTTGGGCCACTGTCTGCGGGCATCCTCATCCCTGTCCTGGGACTGTCGACGATGTACTTGTTCACCGCCGTCGCGCTCCTGGCCACCCTGTACGCGGTGTTCCGGCTCCCACCGCAGCCGGTCGCGGGGAAGGGCAAGTCCGTGGGGCTCAGGTCGGTGATCGACGGGTTCGCCTACCTCGCCACCCGCCGCATCCTGTTGGCCTCGTTCCTCGTGGACATCATCGCGATGGTCTTCGGCATGCCACGGGCACTGTTCCCGCAGATCGCCGCCGACTCGTTCGGCGACCCCGCGACCGGCGGGACCGCCCTCGGGCTGCTCTTCGCCGCGATGAGCGTGGGAGCCGTACTCGGTGGCGTGTTCTCCGGCTGGATCCCACGAGTGCGCCGGCAGGGGCTGGCGGTACTGGTGTGCGTGGCGCTGTGGGGCCTGGCGATGGTGGCGTTCGGAGTGGTGGTGGCCGCGTCCTCACCGGGTGGCTCCGTCTGGTGGCTGTGGCTGGCCCTGGCCGCGCTCGCGTTCGGCGGCGCCGTCGACATGATCTCGGCTGCGTTCCGGCAGGCGATCCTGCTGGACTCGGCCACCGACGAGATGCGAGGTCGCCTGCAGGGCGTGTTCATCGTCGTGGTGGCCGGCGGCCCACGGCTCGGCGACGTGGCCCATGGTGTCGCCGCGGCCTCACTCGGCACCGCGGCCGCCGCGGCCGGGGGCGGCGTGCTGGTGGTGATCGGCGTCGTGATCTGCGCGATCGCCTTCCCGGCGTTCCTGCGCTACACCGTCCGCAGCGCGATCGAGCGGGGAGCACAGGGGTAG
- a CDS encoding TetR/AcrR family transcriptional regulator, with protein sequence MTGEDVPAPRVRMPAAKRRQQLVEVGRRIFAENGYDAATVEDIAAAAGVSKPVVYEHFGGKEGLYAVVCDRELAYLGAEITEALQGEGSRRRIERAAMALLRYVEERTDGFRILVRESSPAGGSSYSTLLNDATASVTYILEEEFVVRGFDPVTTSVYAQALVGMVSGTAQWWLDVRTPPKEAVAAHIVNLCFNGLSHLDPAPSLEGEVLAKYSEESHQDGISAGRDLRPGPGQP encoded by the coding sequence ATGACGGGCGAGGATGTGCCGGCGCCGAGGGTGAGAATGCCGGCAGCCAAGCGGCGGCAGCAGCTGGTGGAGGTCGGGCGACGGATCTTTGCCGAGAACGGCTACGACGCCGCGACGGTGGAGGACATCGCCGCGGCGGCGGGAGTGTCCAAACCCGTGGTCTACGAGCACTTCGGCGGCAAAGAGGGGCTGTACGCGGTGGTATGCGACCGCGAGTTGGCCTACCTGGGCGCGGAGATCACCGAGGCTTTGCAGGGCGAGGGTTCACGGCGGCGCATCGAGCGTGCGGCAATGGCGCTACTGCGTTATGTCGAAGAGCGGACGGACGGCTTCCGGATCCTGGTGCGCGAATCATCCCCGGCGGGCGGAAGCTCGTATTCGACCCTGCTCAATGACGCCACCGCGAGCGTGACCTACATCCTCGAGGAAGAGTTCGTCGTCCGCGGATTCGATCCCGTCACCACGAGCGTCTACGCGCAGGCGCTGGTGGGGATGGTCTCAGGCACGGCCCAGTGGTGGCTCGACGTCCGCACGCCCCCCAAGGAAGCGGTGGCGGCGCACATCGTCAATCTCTGCTTCAACGGCTTGTCGCACCTCGACCCGGCGCCGTCGCTGGAGGGCGAGGTGCTGGCCAAGTATTCCGAGGAGAGCCATCAGGACGGAATCTCGGCCGGTCGCGATCTTCGCCCGGGGCCGGGCCAACCGTAG